The following coding sequences are from one Leptolyngbya sp. NIES-3755 window:
- a CDS encoding serine esterase (similar to AA sequence:cyanobase_aa:LBDG_37680) codes for MLNAIAIPAKSETPKASIVILHGWGANAQDVAFLCSLLNLPDVQFFLPDAPFPHPYSVEGKMWYDLSNANFQTDFTQQSDLQTSRRELTDWLNSLEQQTGVPLSRTILGGFSQGGAMTLDVGLSLPLAGLMILSGYQHGALRPGPKIPPILMVHGRQDQVVPIAAAHRAKANLEKLETSIDYHEFDIGHEISPLVLNEVYKFVQSQLP; via the coding sequence ATGTTGAACGCGATCGCAATTCCCGCCAAATCTGAAACGCCCAAAGCCTCGATCGTGATCCTCCACGGCTGGGGTGCAAACGCTCAAGATGTCGCTTTCCTTTGTTCCTTGCTCAATCTGCCTGATGTGCAATTTTTTCTCCCCGATGCCCCATTCCCGCATCCCTACAGCGTCGAAGGAAAAATGTGGTACGACCTTTCAAATGCTAATTTTCAAACCGATTTCACTCAGCAATCCGATCTGCAAACGAGCCGACGAGAATTAACAGATTGGCTCAATTCTCTAGAGCAACAAACTGGAGTTCCCTTATCGAGAACAATTCTGGGCGGATTTTCTCAAGGGGGCGCAATGACGTTAGATGTTGGATTGTCTTTGCCGTTAGCAGGATTGATGATTTTGAGCGGATATCAACATGGCGCATTACGTCCTGGACCAAAAATTCCACCGATTTTGATGGTGCATGGGCGACAGGATCAAGTCGTACCCATCGCAGCAGCGCATCGGGCGAAAGCGAATTTAGAAAAATTGGAAACGTCGATCGACTATCACGAATTCGATATTGGACATGAGATCTCACCGCTTGTGCTGAATGAAGTGTATAAGTTTGTCCAAAGTCAACTGCCATGA
- a CDS encoding phosphoribosyl aminoimidazole carboxy formyl formyltransferase/inosinemonophosphate cyclohydrolase (similar to AA sequence:cyanobase_aa:LBDG_37690) — translation MARLALLSVSDKTGLVEFAKQLVEEFGFDIISSGGTAQTLKAAGLPVTKVSDYTGSPEILGGRVKTLHPRIHGGILARRDLPEHLADLEAQNIRPIDLVVVNLYPFEQTIAKPNVTLEDAIEQIDIGGPAMVRASAKNFANLTILSNPNQYEAYLTELRNNGEVSIAFRQNCSLQAFKHTASYDSAIAAYLEKQTESETASFTLAGTRIQELRYGENPHQPAAWYQTGAVQTGWAAATKLQGKELSYNNLVDLEAARSIIAEFTNDDPAATIIKHNNPCGSAMGSSISEAYEKAFNADSTSAFGGIVALNRAIDVSTATALTKTFLECVVAPGINPEAQTILQAKQNLRVLVLPDLSNGAKENIKPIAGGFLVQAADDIVADPNSWQLVTEKKPTPEQLAELLFAWKICKHVKSNAIVVSRDRTTIGVGAGQMNRVGSAKIALDQAGENAKGAILASDGFFPFDDSVRTAAAAGISAIVQPGGSMRDSDSIAAANELGIVMVLTGIRHFLH, via the coding sequence ATGGCACGTTTGGCACTTCTTAGCGTCTCCGATAAAACCGGATTGGTCGAGTTTGCGAAGCAGTTAGTTGAAGAGTTTGGCTTTGATATTATCAGCAGTGGCGGAACGGCTCAGACCTTGAAAGCGGCAGGTTTGCCCGTGACGAAAGTTTCAGATTACACGGGATCACCAGAAATTTTGGGCGGACGAGTCAAAACGCTGCATCCTCGAATTCATGGCGGAATTTTGGCAAGACGGGATTTGCCGGAACATTTAGCAGATTTGGAAGCGCAAAATATTCGACCGATCGATTTAGTCGTGGTGAATCTGTATCCGTTTGAGCAAACGATCGCGAAACCGAATGTGACGTTGGAAGATGCGATCGAGCAAATCGATATCGGTGGACCTGCAATGGTTCGCGCTTCTGCGAAGAATTTTGCTAATCTGACGATTCTCTCCAATCCGAATCAGTATGAGGCTTATTTGACGGAGCTTCGGAACAATGGAGAAGTGTCGATCGCATTTCGGCAAAATTGTTCGCTTCAGGCTTTCAAACACACGGCAAGTTACGATAGTGCGATCGCAGCGTATTTAGAAAAGCAAACAGAATCGGAAACCGCATCGTTTACGCTAGCTGGAACACGAATCCAAGAGTTACGCTACGGGGAAAATCCACACCAACCTGCGGCATGGTATCAAACAGGAGCCGTTCAAACTGGATGGGCAGCCGCGACGAAACTTCAAGGAAAAGAACTGAGCTACAACAATTTAGTAGATTTGGAAGCGGCTCGATCGATTATTGCCGAGTTCACAAATGATGATCCCGCTGCAACCATCATCAAACATAACAATCCTTGTGGTTCAGCAATGGGTAGTTCAATTTCCGAAGCTTACGAAAAAGCCTTTAACGCAGATTCTACTTCGGCATTTGGTGGCATTGTGGCATTGAATCGTGCGATCGATGTTTCCACTGCAACCGCACTGACTAAAACTTTCCTTGAATGTGTTGTTGCACCCGGAATTAATCCAGAAGCTCAAACCATTCTGCAAGCGAAACAGAATCTCAGAGTGCTAGTACTTCCCGATCTGAGCAATGGTGCAAAAGAGAACATCAAACCGATCGCAGGCGGATTCTTAGTTCAAGCAGCAGATGATATTGTTGCTGATCCGAATAGTTGGCAGTTAGTAACCGAGAAAAAGCCAACTCCCGAACAGCTTGCAGAATTGCTGTTTGCTTGGAAGATTTGTAAGCATGTGAAATCAAATGCCATTGTTGTCAGTCGCGATCGCACGACGATCGGAGTGGGTGCAGGACAAATGAATCGCGTTGGATCTGCCAAAATCGCGCTCGATCAAGCAGGCGAAAACGCCAAAGGTGCAATTCTCGCATCGGATGGATTTTTTCCGTTTGATGACTCGGTGAGAACGGCAGCAGCAGCGGGAATTAGCGCGATCGTGCAACCAGGTGGAAGTATGCGAGATAGCGACTCGATCGCGGCTGCCAATGAACTCGGAATTGTCATGGTTCTCACAGGAATTCGGCACTTTCTTCACTAA
- a CDS encoding hypothetical protein (hypothetical protein MC7420_7893;~similar to AA sequence:cyanobase_aa:LBDG_37700), with product MSPGFLNTLKVYSQFVHPVLMWVLLALTSYALYTGFQWRRTRSATGDLKKELIKQRFNIKHHQIGAIVLSLMVVGSIGAMGSTYINSGKLFVNPHLVAGLGMTGLIAVSASLTPFMQKGQEWARVSHILINVVITGLFGWQAVTGMGIVQNIINRM from the coding sequence ATGTCCCCTGGCTTCCTCAACACCCTCAAAGTCTACAGTCAGTTTGTCCATCCGGTTTTGATGTGGGTCTTGCTCGCGTTGACCAGTTATGCACTGTACACAGGATTTCAATGGCGACGGACTCGATCGGCAACAGGCGATTTGAAGAAAGAACTGATCAAGCAGCGATTCAACATCAAACATCATCAAATTGGCGCGATCGTATTATCTTTGATGGTGGTTGGTTCGATCGGTGCAATGGGTTCAACTTATATCAATAGCGGTAAATTATTCGTCAATCCTCACTTAGTTGCAGGCTTGGGAATGACTGGATTAATTGCGGTTTCTGCTTCATTGACTCCGTTTATGCAGAAAGGGCAAGAATGGGCGCGAGTCAGCCATATTTTGATCAATGTCGTGATTACTGGACTGTTCGGTTGGCAAGCTGTGACCGGAATGGGAATTGTTCAAAACATCATCAACCGAATGTAA
- a CDS encoding hypothetical protein (conserved hypothetical protein;~similar to AA sequence:cyanobase_aa:AM1_5913): MSQKKRFLLRLDPKLYDALERWSADDLRSVNAQIEYLLMESVRKAGRWKNHTTPPKTDEPEN; encoded by the coding sequence ATGAGTCAGAAGAAGCGATTTTTGCTGCGGCTTGATCCGAAGTTGTATGATGCCTTGGAGCGTTGGTCTGCGGATGATCTTCGGAGTGTGAATGCACAAATTGAATACTTGCTGATGGAATCTGTGCGGAAGGCAGGGCGATGGAAGAATCACACAACGCCGCCTAAAACCGATGAGCCTGAGAATTAA
- a CDS encoding guanyl-specific ribonuclease St (ab initio prediction:Prodigal:2.6;~similar to AA sequence:UniProtKB:P00650), translated as MQQVKVSDLTPEAQTTLQQIQSGGSFPYLQDGSVFKNLEKKLPVKPLNYYLEYTVETPGSPDRGARRIVIGQGGEIYYTDDHYNSFQEVVTT; from the coding sequence ATGCAACAGGTAAAAGTCAGTGATCTAACTCCTGAAGCCCAAACAACTCTTCAGCAAATTCAATCTGGAGGCAGTTTTCCTTACCTTCAAGATGGTTCTGTTTTCAAGAATTTAGAGAAAAAGCTTCCTGTTAAGCCTCTAAATTACTATTTAGAGTACACCGTTGAAACTCCTGGAAGTCCCGATCGTGGAGCGCGACGAATTGTAATTGGTCAGGGCGGTGAGATCTATTACACGGATGACCATTACAATAGTTTTCAGGAGGTTGTGACTACTTAA
- a CDS encoding barnase inhibitor (similar to AA sequence:cyanobase_aa:Aazo_3326) has translation MQLQQRSALDLQTEAEKSASQEGAKVFYLDGRKIATREDFLRESAEAMNFPTYFGKNWDAFDECIRDLSWVSAQKYILIYDRPDIFAKSQPDQWQIAQDILQSASQHWQESGKLMEVWVLSLLS, from the coding sequence GTGCAGTTGCAGCAACGTTCCGCACTCGATCTACAAACGGAAGCCGAAAAAAGCGCTTCTCAGGAGGGCGCAAAAGTGTTTTATTTAGATGGCAGAAAGATTGCTACTAGAGAGGATTTTTTGCGCGAGTCGGCTGAAGCGATGAACTTTCCAACGTATTTTGGTAAGAATTGGGATGCGTTTGATGAGTGTATTCGCGATCTCAGTTGGGTTTCTGCTCAGAAATACATTCTGATTTACGATCGACCCGATATTTTCGCAAAGTCCCAACCTGATCAGTGGCAGATCGCTCAAGACATTCTTCAATCTGCCTCACAGCATTGGCAAGAATCAGGCAAACTGATGGAAGTCTGGGTTCTGTCGCTTCTGAGTTAA
- a CDS encoding hypothetical protein (conserved hypothetical protein;~similar to AA sequence:cyanobase_aa:AM1_5914), which translates to MKSIAEFPAFKLNGFVLLGIVGAITAFASWRIWSLLQKFPGQLENLNTLLDDPELLAWAIATLLVIVLPSISGFFTVEPNEAMVLTFFGRYIGTVREDGFWWTNPFAGKRRISLRIRNFDSKILKVNEAQGSPIEIAAVVVWQVQDTAKSSFAVDNYQEFVATQSETAIRTLAVSYPYDAPVGTPSLRGVPDEILNVLQGELQARLSIAGVEVLEARLSHLAYAPEIAQVMLRRQQAQAIIDARRQIVESAVGMVDEALKRLSEEQIVELDEERKAAMVNNLLVVLTSDQNTQPVVNTGTLYA; encoded by the coding sequence ATGAAATCGATCGCAGAATTCCCAGCTTTCAAACTCAATGGCTTTGTTCTGTTGGGTATCGTTGGAGCAATCACCGCTTTTGCAAGTTGGCGGATTTGGTCGTTGCTTCAGAAATTTCCGGGACAGCTAGAGAACTTGAATACGCTACTCGATGATCCAGAATTATTGGCTTGGGCGATCGCGACTTTGCTGGTGATTGTTCTTCCTTCCATCTCAGGCTTTTTCACGGTTGAACCCAATGAAGCAATGGTGCTTACCTTCTTTGGTCGTTACATTGGAACCGTTCGAGAAGATGGATTCTGGTGGACGAATCCGTTTGCTGGAAAACGTCGAATCTCTCTGCGAATTCGTAACTTTGATAGCAAAATTCTCAAAGTGAACGAAGCCCAAGGAAGCCCGATCGAGATTGCGGCGGTTGTCGTCTGGCAAGTTCAAGACACAGCGAAATCAAGCTTTGCCGTCGATAACTATCAAGAATTCGTTGCCACTCAAAGCGAAACTGCAATTCGGACATTAGCAGTAAGCTATCCTTACGATGCACCTGTTGGAACTCCTTCATTGCGGGGTGTCCCTGATGAAATTCTCAATGTCTTGCAGGGAGAACTTCAGGCAAGACTGTCGATCGCAGGAGTGGAAGTGTTAGAAGCAAGACTTTCTCATCTCGCTTATGCGCCCGAAATTGCTCAAGTAATGCTCCGTCGCCAGCAGGCTCAAGCGATCATTGATGCCCGTCGTCAAATTGTCGAAAGTGCTGTTGGAATGGTTGATGAAGCTTTGAAGCGACTCAGTGAAGAACAAATTGTTGAACTCGATGAAGAACGTAAAGCTGCAATGGTCAATAACTTACTTGTGGTTCTAACTTCGGATCAAAATACTCAACCTGTGGTGAATACTGGAACACTTTACGCATGA
- a CDS encoding hypothetical protein (similar to AA sequence:cyanobase_aa:LBDG_37100): MKRYLWLCCLALIGLTACDQAEAPQAQQPPTPQLKTVTVDNAKIVEGQTLYVPIYSHIYMVEAGRRMDLTATLSVRNTDLAQPIIVTSADYYDTNGKLVRKYLDKPIELNALAATDFVIAEADRSGGSGASFIVEWVALRNVSNPAIEAVMINTGGNQGISFVSQGRVIKSRGKS, from the coding sequence ATGAAGCGATATCTCTGGCTGTGTTGCCTTGCGCTGATAGGTTTGACCGCTTGTGATCAAGCCGAAGCTCCACAAGCTCAACAGCCTCCGACTCCTCAACTGAAAACCGTGACTGTGGACAATGCCAAGATTGTTGAGGGGCAAACGCTCTATGTTCCGATCTATTCGCATATCTACATGGTTGAGGCAGGTCGCAGAATGGATTTGACTGCAACCTTGAGTGTGCGAAATACCGATTTGGCTCAGCCGATCATTGTGACGAGTGCAGACTATTACGATACCAATGGCAAGCTGGTTCGCAAGTATTTAGACAAGCCGATCGAACTAAATGCCCTCGCCGCGACTGATTTTGTGATTGCAGAAGCTGATCGGAGTGGTGGATCAGGCGCTTCTTTTATTGTTGAATGGGTCGCACTGCGGAATGTTTCAAATCCAGCGATCGAAGCCGTCATGATTAATACAGGTGGCAATCAAGGCATCTCTTTTGTGAGTCAGGGACGAGTGATCAAAAGTCGAGGCAAATCATAA
- a CDS encoding UDP-N-acetylglucosamine--N-acetylmuramyl-(pentapeptide) pyrophosphoryl-undecaprenol N-acetylglucosamine transferase (similar to AA sequence:cyanobase_aa:LBDG_46170): protein MQSSSSQEKKSRLLIAASGTGGHVFPAIAVAEQLSDFEIEWLGVPDRLESQLLNDRYPIHYISVAGFQQKLGLGTLKVVSRLVRSIWNVRQILQKGRFEGVFTTGGYISAPAIIAARSLGLPVILHESNALPGKVTRFFAPWCTLVAIGFEMAAKSIPKAKTVVVGTPVRSQFRSALSEPLDLPIPEGVPLITVVGGSQGAVAMNQLVRQAAPAWFEKGAWVVHLTGENDPEAKSLQHSQYLSLPFYQNMAALFMRSNLAISRSGAGTVTELLVTGTPAILIPFPFAAEDHQSFNAKVMVNAGAAEMYRQSELSVEQLQKVVLELLENRDRLQNMTNHAKSIAIIDSAERTAQLVREAF from the coding sequence CTCAAGCCAAGAAAAGAAGTCGCGCCTCTTGATCGCTGCGAGTGGCACGGGTGGTCACGTCTTTCCCGCGATCGCGGTTGCGGAACAACTTTCAGATTTTGAGATCGAATGGCTCGGTGTTCCCGATCGCTTAGAATCTCAACTTTTGAACGATCGATATCCAATTCACTACATTTCAGTTGCAGGCTTTCAACAAAAACTCGGATTGGGAACGCTCAAAGTTGTTTCTCGATTAGTTCGATCGATTTGGAATGTTCGACAGATTTTGCAGAAAGGCAGATTTGAGGGAGTGTTCACGACAGGTGGTTACATTTCTGCACCTGCGATTATTGCGGCTCGATCGCTGGGTTTGCCTGTGATTCTGCATGAATCGAATGCGCTACCAGGGAAAGTCACACGCTTCTTTGCGCCTTGGTGTACCTTAGTTGCGATCGGCTTTGAGATGGCTGCTAAATCGATTCCAAAAGCGAAAACAGTCGTCGTTGGGACACCAGTACGATCGCAGTTTAGATCTGCACTTTCAGAGCCATTAGACTTACCCATTCCTGAAGGTGTTCCACTCATTACTGTAGTCGGTGGTAGTCAAGGTGCAGTTGCAATGAATCAATTAGTGCGACAAGCGGCTCCTGCATGGTTTGAGAAAGGGGCTTGGGTGGTGCATTTAACTGGAGAGAATGATCCAGAGGCGAAGAGCTTACAACATTCGCAATATCTATCTTTGCCGTTTTATCAGAACATGGCAGCATTGTTTATGCGATCGAACTTAGCAATCAGTCGATCGGGAGCCGGAACAGTGACAGAACTCTTGGTAACTGGAACGCCTGCAATTCTCATTCCATTTCCCTTTGCCGCAGAAGATCATCAATCGTTTAATGCGAAAGTGATGGTGAATGCAGGTGCAGCAGAGATGTATCGACAATCAGAATTGAGTGTTGAACAGCTTCAGAAAGTAGTACTAGAACTATTAGAAAATCGCGATCGACTTCAAAACATGACGAATCATGCAAAGTCGATCGCGATTATTGATAGTGCTGAACGAACAGCGCAATTAGTGAGAGAAGCCTTTTAG